The following are from one region of the Methanospirillum hungatei genome:
- the preA gene encoding NAD-dependent dihydropyrimidine dehydrogenase subunit PreA, whose product MVPVPVLPTTLGSLTLENPFILASGPPTASADQIRHAFSLGWGGAVIKTITPDGMVIEDVSPRFAAWKDQESHLLGFENIELLSKKSVSYWLDEIPQIRKEFPEKILIASIMAGMDPKEWQHLASQVAFAGVQAIELNFSCPHGMPERGLGAAIGGDADLVRTLTGYVRDAISIPLIVKLTPNVTDIVPIAQAAVEGGADMISAINTVQSLMGVDIETFEPAPSVAGYSTYGGYSGPGVKPIGLRVVSQVARSTNVPVIGIGGVSSFEDATEYLLVGASAVQVCTAVMWGGAGIIREMLAGLSGYLQRKGYRSPDEIRGKALPHLTSHESLDRKNRLIPVIDVKTCKICGQCVISCRDGGYQALILTREGVILDPDRCDTCSLCSLVCPTGSIRMKLSQP is encoded by the coding sequence ATGGTACCTGTTCCAGTCCTGCCGACGACCCTTGGCTCTTTAACACTTGAAAATCCGTTTATTCTTGCATCCGGACCACCAACTGCCAGTGCAGATCAAATTCGGCATGCTTTCTCACTTGGCTGGGGAGGTGCGGTCATTAAAACAATCACACCAGACGGGATGGTTATCGAGGATGTATCCCCTCGGTTTGCAGCCTGGAAAGATCAGGAGTCACATCTTCTCGGATTTGAAAATATCGAACTCCTGAGCAAAAAGAGCGTATCATACTGGCTGGATGAGATCCCACAGATAAGAAAAGAGTTTCCAGAGAAAATCCTGATTGCCAGTATCATGGCCGGAATGGATCCGAAAGAATGGCAACATCTTGCTTCACAGGTGGCATTTGCAGGAGTCCAAGCCATCGAACTTAATTTCTCCTGCCCTCATGGGATGCCGGAACGGGGACTTGGGGCTGCAATCGGAGGAGATGCAGATCTTGTTAGAACTCTGACCGGATATGTCAGGGATGCAATTTCAATTCCGCTCATAGTAAAACTCACCCCGAATGTTACTGATATTGTCCCGATAGCACAGGCTGCAGTTGAAGGTGGAGCAGATATGATATCAGCTATCAACACCGTCCAGAGCCTTATGGGTGTTGACATCGAGACATTTGAGCCTGCACCGTCCGTTGCCGGATACTCTACTTATGGAGGATATTCTGGACCAGGAGTAAAACCGATTGGGCTTCGGGTAGTATCACAAGTTGCCCGCAGTACTAATGTTCCGGTCATAGGAATAGGAGGTGTCAGTTCTTTTGAGGATGCAACGGAATACCTCCTGGTCGGAGCGTCAGCAGTTCAGGTCTGTACCGCAGTCATGTGGGGAGGAGCAGGGATCATCAGGGAAATGCTCGCCGGTCTGTCCGGATATCTGCAAAGAAAAGGGTACCGCAGTCCGGATGAGATAAGGGGAAAAGCCTTACCACATCTCACCAGTCATGAGAGCCTTGACCGGAAAAACAGGCTCATTCCTGTCATCGATGTGAAAACCTGTAAAATATGTGGTCAATGTGTAATCTCATGTCGTGATGGTGGATATCAGGCATTGATCCTTACCAGGGAAGGGGTAATCCTGGATCCTGATCGGTGTGATACCTGTTCACTCTGCTCACTGGTGTGTCCAACCGGGAGCATACGGATGAAACTATCACAACCCTGA
- a CDS encoding HdeD family acid-resistance protein has protein sequence MEQEILTKGSLLARGIFAVIIGILCFTIPMAMEAVIAYIVGIFLLIISLMTGGMSLSSRQPGRWPILILAIIGVIIAILTFISPFSMVVAITILIAAWAIITGITELFVAYSFKELPFRALLGVNGFIGVLFGILIAFAPIPTAGSLVLIILLGIYCLVFGIISIIAGLMMKKGEMVITY, from the coding sequence ATGGAACAAGAAATCCTCACCAAGGGGAGTCTCCTAGCCCGAGGTATTTTTGCTGTAATTATCGGAATTCTCTGTTTTACCATTCCGATGGCGATGGAAGCAGTCATTGCCTATATTGTGGGAATATTCCTGCTTATTATATCCCTCATGACCGGGGGAATGAGCCTGTCATCAAGACAGCCAGGAAGATGGCCTATCCTGATCCTTGCAATCATCGGGGTGATAATTGCCATTCTGACATTTATATCTCCGTTCTCAATGGTCGTTGCAATTACAATTTTGATTGCTGCCTGGGCGATAATTACCGGTATTACAGAACTATTCGTCGCCTATTCCTTTAAAGAACTTCCATTCAGAGCACTTTTAGGAGTTAACGGCTTCATTGGTGTACTCTTTGGTATCCTGATTGCCTTTGCACCTATCCCGACAGCCGGATCTTTGGTTCTCATCATCCTACTTGGCATTTATTGTCTGGTATTTGGTATTATCAGTATCATTGCCGGTCTGATGATGAAAAAAGGTGAGATGGTCATCACATACTGA